A single window of Pseudomonas lijiangensis DNA harbors:
- a CDS encoding Gfo/Idh/MocA family oxidoreductase — protein MSTPLKVLIVGAKFGELYLNSFLDEQPGLQLAGLLANGSPRSRSLANAFGIPLYTDIGQLPGDLDIACVVVRSAIVGGVGGQLTEKLLRRGLHVIQEHPVHPDEIARHQQLAAQSGLHYIVNSFYPHTEAGRCWTGAAQRVSELLDGQKPQLAQLTTSRQLLYSSLDLLLQAVGCELAAQASVSLLDRDSDFHTLSLNLPGSRVLLRLQSWMDPDDPDLHSLVMHQLNLAWSSGYLSLDASYGPVNWTPTLHDDSHGDDRQTLYASTATYLERATALPLHPAASHWRSAHEIEGPAGVAWLLQRLKACIQGEPVAAGLSGDYQLALARLWQETLRCAGPAEQRSAAPPRIIDAGQLRAEV, from the coding sequence ATGAGTACACCTTTGAAGGTCCTGATAGTCGGGGCCAAATTCGGCGAGTTGTACCTCAATAGTTTTCTGGACGAACAGCCGGGCCTGCAACTGGCTGGCCTGCTGGCCAATGGCAGCCCGCGCTCACGGTCGCTGGCCAATGCCTTCGGCATCCCGCTGTACACCGACATCGGGCAATTGCCCGGCGATCTGGACATTGCCTGTGTCGTGGTGCGATCGGCCATTGTTGGCGGTGTCGGCGGTCAGCTCACGGAAAAACTGTTGCGCCGTGGCCTGCATGTCATTCAGGAACACCCGGTTCACCCGGATGAAATCGCCCGTCACCAGCAACTGGCCGCGCAGTCCGGGTTGCATTACATCGTCAACAGCTTCTACCCGCACACTGAAGCCGGTCGTTGCTGGACCGGTGCGGCGCAACGTGTCAGTGAGTTGCTCGACGGCCAGAAACCGCAACTGGCGCAACTGACCACCAGTCGCCAGTTGCTCTATTCGAGCCTGGACCTGTTGCTGCAAGCCGTGGGTTGTGAGCTGGCGGCCCAGGCCAGCGTCAGCCTGCTGGATCGCGATTCGGACTTCCACACCCTGTCGCTCAACTTGCCCGGCAGCCGTGTGCTGCTGCGCCTGCAAAGCTGGATGGACCCCGACGACCCGGACCTGCACAGCCTGGTCATGCACCAGTTGAACCTGGCCTGGAGCAGCGGTTATCTGTCGCTGGACGCCAGCTATGGCCCGGTCAACTGGACACCCACGCTGCATGACGACAGCCATGGCGATGATCGGCAAACGCTCTATGCCAGCACCGCAACTTATCTGGAGCGGGCTACAGCATTGCCGCTGCATCCGGCGGCCAGCCACTGGCGCAGTGCCCATGAAATCGAAGGACCGGCGGGCGTCGCCTGGCTGTTGCAGCGCCTGAAAGCCTGTATTCAGGGCGAGCCTGTCGCAGCCGGCCTGAGCGGCGACTACCAACTGGCGCTGGCCCGGCTCTGGCAGGAAACCCTGCGCTGCGCCGGGCCTGCCGAGCAGCGTTCGGCTGCGCCGCCGCGCATCATCGATGCCGGACAATTGCGGGCGGAGGTCTGA
- a CDS encoding type I polyketide synthase encodes MHTVEEFYGTSEPIAVIGLACRFPGASDSTEYWQNLLDGRECSRRFSREELLAAGLDPALIDNPDFVNVASTIDHPDRFDAALFGYSRQEAESIDPQQRLFLQTVWHALEHAGFAPRDVPHKTGVFASGRMSTYPGRENIRVTEVAQVKGLQALMGNDKDYLASRAAYKLNLRGPAMTVQTACSSSLVAVHMACESLRSGECSMAVAGGVAVSFPQQAGYLYQPGMIFSPDGRCRPFDASAQGTFAGNGVGAVTLRRLEDALRDGDPILAVLRGSAINNDGHHKVGYTAPSVVGQREVISDALLLADIECSSIGMIEAHGTGTPLGDPIEVQALRDVFAQRSDIGGCALGSVKGNLGHLDTAAGIASLIKTVLAVSHGRIPPSINFEQANPALQLENSPFRVPTQAREWPAGPRRAGVSSFGIGGTNCHVVVEAIPEHLRNTRPKPEASALLLSAASQASLRQLAGRYALQLKNSDAAANLAHTALHGRQLDLPYRLAVPLHDETAPALEAFAQGNSDALLHEGHARQAAQLWLCSGQGSQWAGMGKSLYGQSKAFTESLDRSFAACAAHLQPSLQSVMFGEHEALIDRMDYAQPAIVAFAVAMAAHWREQGLTPDLLIGHSVGEFAAVVIAGIYRLEDVLPLVITRGRLMNQSAADGAMLAVFCDAATLEPLARQHGVEIAVHNAEQHLVASGNRDGIEALTQTLQEQQIRHNRLSVAGAAHSRLLDPILNEFQQACARLHANPAKTPLISTLTGQPLTQAELESGDYWRRHMREPVRFHQALQQALETGVGISLELGPDAPLTGIGTRLQQPGVSWIASARRHKPAQTVLQDSLLRLFAAGASLPWRELLPASGQRIQAPLYAFDEQRYWCDTPTRALAVEQQDPLLEAGRKVVVQEGASLDMPRLERLYVCVTRLHAIYVDQMVRQCMGERIDAGAPALDILRGGRLLPRHRQLLVRLLNACVEDGYYTLEQGRYRTAIPVPYEQRAALLKELRDCCEGLDVIAETVERAGEQLFAMMNGSVEPVAVIFPESASSGVEVLYQQFSFGRYFNQIAAGVITGLINQNRQNGGGPLRILEVGGGTGGTTAWLLPELKDVADVRYCFTDISALFSRRAEEKFSEYDFVDYAQFDLQKPASEQGFQAGHYDLIVAANVIHATQHVGQTLQNLRPLLKPGGGLLMREITRPMRLFDFVFGPLVLPLHDEQARGGELFLSTEHWQQQCRESGFERLDWLPDDGSATANISEHILLARTEASSVIASTASAGHDSGSAVLGRQLGESLYQPDWRDCAGQTERWQTRLQQACNELAARHGDTRQVPVFTQPVALPERLDGLSLEWCASPFGIARVTLKQRNEQGQWLLLASADNQQSANASLPALKAALKAAPGTHYAWQWQPLKVQDTAIPSLRIEPASARPALAAVGIAHDPDAKACLLIVENGELQTITTDVLDTLNSNTDQPLLVVTRNAWATTSVNPEQRAIWGLLKVASAEQPERALAAIDLEGREEWQQLLPALSAVSAPSGRGLARDGGASWFAIRNGQLQIQTLAIQPQSTANLPAQSFTGNGWHIVTGAFGGLGRLSVEWLAHHGARRIALLAPRCPEDAGQWFARLQQQHNCELRWLDCDVSDPASLGMCLEDLQLDGGLNGAIHSAGLLDDTPLANLDNSRMQPLLQVKCSAARQLQTALADQGRYLLLYSSAAASLGAPGQGAHALASAYLDGLAEATPDSNLRTISIAWGAWGEIGRAAKDNLHARLAEGGMGTLQTGEGLWHLEQAVMRGAPWHLAMRVNQARIDPRRKLFAQQDEQPAARPQARNTRQTDAIAAPILTGEAQADRQALSQWLSASICRQLRLGSDSAPAENQDLMQLGLDSLLFLELSSDIQRQLGIRLDAEQAYRDLSIRGLSALLLADAGKAQVASNDLQIVPDPKARFEPFPLTPIQHAYWLGRTDLIEYGGVACHVLFEWDKAYADFDLNRFERAWNALIARHDMLRMVVDSDGRQRILEQTPWYRLPRNDLRDLPQAQQQERLLGIREEMSYRVLPADRWPLFEVTVSELDAGNCRLHMNLDLLLFDVQSFKVMMDDLATAYAGQDLAPLQLTFRDYVLTDLAQRDSLQWRQSWRYWQDTLEHLPPAPQLPMAAVPQQGQPRFRTLQATLGAGHWSRFKTQCQQSGVTASAALLALFAQTLESVSRTPDFTLNLTYFNRRPLHPQVQQLIGDFTSVLLIDFQLGRGDSLRQVMESTQARLWQRLAHTSVNGVELMRELGRRQGQSRQPAMPVVFTSMLGLSLDGKAIDQAMTSTLGDPVHVFTQTPQVWLDHQVMEIDGELVFSWYCMEDVLADSLIDNLFQAYGELLQKLASQPQGFDGQPDLPRHDWSVNLDGERFDPQALEAQLRLAPGVQTARVTVDSDGRTLLGELVARESAARDDSILAPLPLPLNELPDLSEAQRQEVDLTWQALESRARQGILATLQKHGLFTEAGQTHDLAQVMARLGALPQFGGLLRQWLAMLCQQGWIRQEGKHFQTLHPEVTPTTVQTLPAADWSQTLSTYLDACIELHGELLRGDRSPLSLLFGNSDEVVKALYSNNPVLHCLNSTLALTAKALAGNRRDLRVLEVGAGTGATTHHLLPMLESHLSEYRFTDVSSLFLKQAQERFAAWPQLTSSILDLNRPVDFSEHPAQGYDLVVAVNVMHDASHVKRSLKRLHSLLRSGGHLLLLEATERDSALQLASIGFIEGLSNFEDERSEDDKAMLDLPRWRNAVQESGFSWVMNWPQQAQDSMRQHFMLARAEGNSHLDLAAMQADLAQQTRWPLALRQVEHLLTEAENQRAEADSSESRPAAVVSPQTLNAVAQLWQELLGQTLDAESDFFQSGGDSLIATRMIARLNRMGYPGSSLRNLFDNPRLGDFCATLQTTEIRSDDNPLALARGRNTLPMFVFHASDGEIGAYLSLAQALDLQVFGLQAADALGAQSLQELAANYVRAIRRQQASGPYVLLGWSYGTFVAEAAAHLLQREGQQVRLILLDPVCREDFHFENRSGLLRLMAQGAKTVELPDDLEQLSPSRQLEVFMGNATQAGVLKNPPEPEQARQWLQRIEHLMKLLTRHSRPQHLNLPCLWLTAEGRPQHWQPAEQDWQDWAAQASRQSMACDHWQLLLEPQQVERTAAAINAWLAATHKEHQQ; translated from the coding sequence ATGCACACCGTTGAAGAGTTCTACGGCACCAGTGAACCCATTGCAGTCATTGGTCTGGCTTGCCGTTTCCCTGGAGCCAGTGACAGTACCGAGTACTGGCAAAACCTGCTGGACGGTCGCGAATGCAGCCGTCGTTTCAGCCGCGAAGAACTGCTGGCCGCCGGGTTGGACCCGGCGCTGATCGACAACCCTGACTTCGTCAATGTGGCCTCCACCATCGACCACCCTGACCGGTTCGATGCTGCGCTGTTCGGCTACTCGCGTCAGGAAGCCGAGTCCATCGATCCTCAGCAGCGCCTGTTTCTGCAGACCGTCTGGCACGCTCTGGAACATGCCGGTTTTGCACCTCGCGACGTACCTCACAAAACCGGGGTGTTCGCTTCCGGGCGCATGAGCACCTATCCGGGCCGCGAAAACATCCGCGTGACCGAAGTGGCGCAGGTCAAGGGGCTGCAAGCCCTGATGGGCAATGACAAGGATTACCTGGCCAGCCGCGCCGCCTACAAACTCAACCTGCGCGGTCCGGCCATGACGGTGCAGACAGCCTGCTCCAGCTCCCTGGTCGCCGTGCACATGGCGTGTGAAAGCCTGCGCAGCGGCGAATGTTCCATGGCCGTTGCCGGTGGTGTTGCGGTGTCGTTTCCGCAACAGGCCGGTTACCTCTATCAGCCGGGCATGATTTTCTCGCCGGATGGTCGCTGTCGCCCTTTCGACGCCAGCGCCCAGGGCACCTTTGCCGGCAACGGCGTCGGTGCAGTGACCCTGCGCCGCCTGGAAGATGCCCTGCGCGACGGCGATCCGATTCTTGCGGTGCTGCGCGGCAGTGCGATCAATAACGACGGTCATCACAAGGTCGGCTACACCGCGCCATCGGTGGTCGGTCAGCGTGAAGTCATCAGCGATGCGCTGCTGCTGGCCGATATCGAATGCTCCAGCATCGGCATGATCGAGGCCCACGGCACCGGCACGCCACTGGGCGACCCCATCGAAGTGCAGGCGCTGCGCGACGTATTCGCCCAGCGCAGCGATATCGGTGGCTGTGCCCTGGGTTCGGTCAAGGGCAACCTCGGCCATCTGGACACGGCAGCCGGTATCGCCAGCCTGATCAAGACCGTACTTGCCGTCAGCCATGGGCGCATTCCGCCCAGCATCAACTTCGAACAGGCCAACCCTGCACTGCAACTGGAAAACAGCCCGTTCCGGGTCCCGACCCAGGCTCGTGAGTGGCCAGCCGGACCACGTCGAGCCGGTGTGTCCTCCTTCGGGATCGGCGGCACCAACTGCCATGTGGTCGTCGAAGCCATACCCGAACACTTGCGCAACACCCGCCCGAAGCCAGAAGCCAGCGCCCTGCTGCTCAGTGCTGCCAGCCAGGCATCGCTGCGGCAACTGGCCGGCCGCTACGCCTTGCAACTCAAGAACAGCGACGCTGCGGCCAATCTGGCCCATACCGCACTGCATGGCCGCCAGCTGGATTTGCCTTACCGCCTTGCCGTGCCGCTGCACGATGAAACGGCACCGGCACTCGAAGCCTTTGCCCAGGGCAACAGCGATGCATTGCTGCATGAAGGCCATGCCCGACAGGCCGCACAGCTCTGGCTGTGCAGTGGCCAGGGCAGCCAATGGGCAGGCATGGGCAAAAGTCTCTACGGCCAGTCCAAGGCCTTTACCGAAAGTCTGGACCGCAGCTTCGCAGCCTGCGCCGCGCACCTTCAGCCTTCACTGCAATCGGTGATGTTCGGCGAGCATGAGGCACTGATCGACCGCATGGATTACGCGCAACCGGCCATCGTCGCCTTTGCCGTGGCCATGGCTGCCCATTGGCGTGAACAAGGCCTGACACCGGATCTGCTGATCGGTCATTCGGTGGGTGAGTTCGCGGCCGTGGTGATCGCCGGGATCTATCGTCTGGAAGACGTGCTGCCGCTGGTCATTACCCGTGGTCGCCTGATGAACCAGAGCGCCGCCGACGGCGCGATGCTTGCCGTCTTCTGCGACGCCGCAACCCTGGAACCTCTGGCTCGCCAGCATGGCGTCGAAATTGCCGTGCATAACGCCGAACAGCATCTGGTGGCTTCGGGCAATCGTGATGGCATCGAGGCGCTGACCCAGACGCTGCAAGAGCAGCAGATTCGCCATAACCGCCTGAGCGTGGCCGGTGCAGCGCACTCCCGCCTGCTCGACCCGATCCTCAACGAGTTCCAGCAAGCCTGCGCCCGCCTACACGCCAACCCCGCAAAAACCCCGCTGATCTCGACCCTGACCGGCCAGCCACTGACTCAGGCCGAACTGGAAAGCGGCGATTACTGGCGTCGGCACATGCGCGAGCCGGTGCGTTTCCATCAGGCGCTGCAACAGGCACTGGAAACCGGCGTCGGCATCAGCCTCGAACTGGGCCCCGATGCGCCGCTGACTGGCATCGGCACTCGCCTGCAACAACCGGGCGTGTCCTGGATCGCCAGCGCCCGACGCCACAAGCCTGCGCAGACGGTGTTGCAGGACAGCCTGCTGCGCCTGTTCGCCGCCGGAGCCAGCCTGCCATGGCGCGAACTGTTGCCCGCCAGCGGGCAACGCATCCAGGCACCGCTTTATGCCTTCGATGAACAGCGCTACTGGTGCGATACCCCGACCCGGGCACTGGCGGTGGAGCAACAGGACCCATTGCTGGAAGCCGGTCGCAAGGTCGTCGTGCAGGAAGGCGCGAGCCTGGACATGCCGCGTCTGGAACGCCTTTATGTATGCGTGACCAGGCTGCACGCGATCTATGTCGATCAGATGGTTCGTCAGTGCATGGGTGAACGCATCGATGCCGGCGCTCCCGCGCTGGATATCCTGCGTGGCGGGCGCCTGCTGCCTCGTCACCGGCAACTGCTGGTACGCCTGCTCAATGCCTGTGTGGAGGACGGTTACTACACCTTGGAACAAGGCCGCTATCGCACTGCCATTCCCGTGCCTTACGAGCAACGTGCAGCCCTGCTCAAGGAGCTGCGCGACTGCTGCGAAGGCCTGGACGTGATCGCCGAAACGGTCGAGCGCGCTGGCGAGCAGCTTTTCGCAATGATGAACGGCTCCGTCGAACCCGTGGCAGTGATCTTCCCGGAAAGTGCATCGAGCGGCGTGGAAGTGCTGTATCAGCAATTCAGCTTCGGTCGCTATTTCAACCAGATCGCCGCAGGCGTGATAACCGGGCTGATCAACCAGAACCGGCAGAACGGTGGTGGCCCGCTGCGCATTCTGGAAGTCGGTGGCGGTACAGGCGGCACCACCGCCTGGCTGTTGCCGGAACTCAAGGACGTGGCGGATGTGCGGTATTGCTTCACCGATATTTCCGCGCTGTTCAGCCGCCGTGCCGAAGAAAAATTCAGCGAATACGACTTTGTCGATTACGCCCAGTTCGACCTGCAAAAACCCGCCAGCGAGCAAGGTTTCCAGGCCGGCCACTATGACCTGATCGTCGCCGCCAACGTGATCCACGCCACCCAGCATGTGGGCCAGACGCTGCAGAACCTGCGCCCGTTGCTCAAACCCGGTGGCGGTCTGTTGATGCGTGAAATCACCCGCCCGATGCGGCTTTTCGATTTCGTCTTCGGCCCGCTGGTACTGCCGCTGCACGACGAACAGGCCCGTGGCGGCGAACTGTTCCTGTCCACCGAGCACTGGCAGCAGCAATGCCGGGAAAGCGGTTTCGAACGCCTGGACTGGCTGCCGGACGATGGCAGCGCCACCGCCAATATCAGCGAACATATTTTGCTGGCCCGCACCGAGGCCTCCAGCGTCATTGCCAGCACGGCCAGTGCCGGACACGACAGTGGCAGCGCCGTTCTGGGTCGGCAACTGGGTGAAAGCCTCTATCAGCCCGACTGGAGAGACTGCGCCGGACAAACCGAGCGCTGGCAGACGCGTCTTCAGCAGGCATGCAATGAGTTGGCCGCCCGGCATGGAGATACACGTCAGGTTCCAGTATTCACTCAGCCTGTCGCGCTGCCGGAACGGCTGGACGGTCTGTCGCTGGAATGGTGTGCAAGCCCGTTCGGCATCGCTCGCGTGACACTCAAGCAGCGCAATGAGCAAGGGCAATGGCTCCTGCTGGCAAGTGCCGATAACCAGCAATCCGCCAACGCTTCTCTGCCAGCATTGAAGGCAGCATTGAAGGCAGCGCCCGGCACTCATTACGCCTGGCAGTGGCAACCCCTGAAGGTGCAGGACACCGCGATACCGTCGCTGCGCATTGAACCGGCCAGCGCACGACCGGCGCTGGCCGCCGTGGGCATCGCTCACGATCCTGACGCCAAGGCCTGCCTGCTGATCGTGGAAAACGGCGAGTTGCAAACCATCACCACCGACGTGCTCGACACCCTGAACAGCAACACGGATCAACCCTTGCTGGTGGTCACCCGCAATGCCTGGGCAACGACCTCCGTGAATCCGGAGCAACGTGCAATCTGGGGCCTGTTGAAGGTTGCCAGTGCCGAGCAACCGGAGCGGGCGTTGGCAGCTATCGATCTGGAGGGCCGTGAGGAATGGCAACAGCTCTTGCCTGCACTGAGCGCCGTTTCTGCTCCCAGTGGGAGGGGGCTTGCCCGCGACGGCGGTGCCTCATGGTTCGCAATACGCAATGGCCAGCTACAAATCCAGACACTGGCCATCCAGCCCCAGAGTACCGCCAACCTGCCCGCGCAAAGCTTTACCGGCAATGGCTGGCATATCGTGACCGGTGCCTTTGGCGGGCTGGGTCGCTTGAGTGTCGAGTGGCTGGCTCATCATGGTGCCCGCCGCATCGCCCTGCTCGCCCCTCGTTGCCCTGAAGATGCCGGGCAATGGTTCGCCCGCCTGCAACAACAGCACAACTGCGAACTGCGCTGGCTCGACTGCGATGTCAGCGACCCGGCTTCACTGGGCATGTGCCTGGAAGACCTGCAACTGGACGGCGGCCTGAACGGTGCCATTCATAGCGCCGGACTGCTGGACGATACGCCGCTGGCCAACCTCGACAACAGCCGCATGCAACCGCTGTTGCAGGTCAAATGTTCGGCCGCCCGCCAGCTCCAGACCGCGCTGGCCGATCAGGGCCGCTACCTGCTGCTCTACTCCTCGGCCGCCGCCAGCCTCGGTGCGCCGGGCCAAGGTGCCCATGCACTGGCCAGTGCCTATCTGGACGGTCTGGCCGAGGCTACCCCAGATTCGAACCTGCGCACCATCAGCATTGCCTGGGGCGCCTGGGGTGAAATCGGTCGCGCCGCCAAAGACAACCTGCATGCCAGGCTGGCTGAAGGCGGAATGGGCACGCTGCAAACCGGCGAAGGCCTCTGGCATCTGGAACAGGCGGTCATGCGCGGTGCGCCATGGCACTTGGCAATGCGTGTGAATCAGGCACGCATCGATCCACGTCGCAAGCTGTTCGCGCAGCAGGACGAGCAACCTGCGGCCCGACCACAGGCCAGGAACACGCGGCAGACCGATGCCATTGCGGCACCGATCCTGACCGGCGAAGCGCAGGCCGATCGTCAGGCATTGAGCCAGTGGCTGAGCGCATCGATCTGCCGACAATTGCGCCTGGGTTCCGACTCTGCACCGGCGGAAAATCAGGACCTGATGCAACTGGGCCTGGACTCTCTGCTGTTTCTGGAACTGAGCAGCGATATCCAGCGCCAGCTGGGCATCCGCCTGGACGCCGAACAGGCCTATCGCGACCTGAGCATCCGCGGCCTGAGCGCCCTCTTGCTGGCCGATGCCGGAAAAGCACAAGTGGCCTCGAACGATCTGCAAATCGTGCCCGATCCGAAGGCCCGCTTTGAACCCTTCCCGCTGACACCGATTCAGCACGCCTACTGGCTGGGCCGTACCGACCTGATCGAATACGGCGGCGTGGCCTGCCATGTGCTGTTCGAGTGGGACAAGGCCTATGCCGACTTTGACCTGAACCGTTTCGAGCGGGCCTGGAATGCGCTGATCGCACGCCACGACATGCTGCGCATGGTAGTGGACAGTGACGGTCGGCAACGCATTCTGGAGCAGACGCCCTGGTACAGACTGCCACGCAATGACCTGCGCGACCTGCCTCAAGCGCAACAGCAGGAACGCTTGCTGGGCATTCGCGAAGAGATGTCGTATCGGGTACTGCCCGCCGACCGCTGGCCGCTGTTCGAAGTCACGGTCAGCGAACTGGATGCCGGCAACTGCCGCCTGCACATGAACCTCGATCTGCTGCTGTTCGATGTACAGAGCTTCAAGGTGATGATGGATGATCTGGCCACCGCGTATGCCGGTCAGGACCTCGCGCCTCTGCAATTGACCTTCCGCGACTACGTGCTGACCGATCTGGCCCAGCGCGACAGCCTGCAATGGCGGCAGTCCTGGCGTTACTGGCAGGACACCCTGGAGCACCTGCCGCCTGCACCGCAGTTGCCCATGGCCGCCGTGCCGCAACAGGGTCAGCCACGTTTCCGTACCCTGCAGGCCACTCTGGGTGCCGGGCACTGGAGCCGCTTCAAGACGCAATGCCAGCAATCGGGCGTCACCGCCTCGGCCGCCTTGCTGGCGCTGTTCGCCCAGACCCTGGAAAGCGTCAGCCGCACGCCGGATTTCACCCTCAACCTGACCTATTTCAACCGCCGTCCGCTGCATCCGCAGGTTCAGCAGTTGATCGGCGACTTTACGTCGGTGCTGTTGATCGACTTCCAGCTGGGACGCGGCGACAGCCTGCGCCAGGTCATGGAAAGTACCCAGGCACGTCTCTGGCAGCGTCTGGCCCACACCAGCGTCAACGGCGTGGAACTGATGCGCGAGCTAGGACGCCGTCAGGGCCAGAGTCGTCAACCCGCCATGCCGGTGGTGTTCACCAGCATGCTCGGCCTGTCTCTGGACGGTAAGGCCATCGATCAGGCCATGACCTCGACCCTGGGCGACCCGGTGCATGTCTTTACCCAGACGCCACAGGTCTGGCTCGACCATCAGGTCATGGAGATCGACGGTGAGCTGGTGTTCAGCTGGTACTGCATGGAAGACGTGCTGGCCGACAGCTTGATCGACAACCTGTTCCAGGCCTATGGCGAGCTGTTGCAGAAGCTGGCAAGCCAGCCCCAGGGTTTCGATGGCCAGCCCGATCTACCGCGTCACGACTGGTCGGTCAATCTGGACGGCGAACGCTTCGATCCGCAAGCCCTTGAGGCGCAGTTGCGCCTGGCTCCCGGCGTGCAGACGGCAAGAGTCACGGTGGACAGCGACGGCCGCACCCTGCTGGGCGAACTGGTCGCCCGGGAGTCGGCTGCACGCGATGACAGCATCCTCGCCCCGCTGCCACTGCCGCTGAACGAGTTGCCGGACCTGAGCGAGGCTCAGCGCCAGGAAGTGGACCTGACCTGGCAGGCCCTTGAAAGTCGCGCCCGTCAGGGGATCCTGGCGACACTGCAAAAGCACGGGCTGTTCACTGAAGCCGGCCAGACCCATGATCTGGCTCAGGTGATGGCCCGCCTGGGAGCACTGCCGCAATTTGGCGGGCTGCTGCGCCAATGGCTGGCCATGCTCTGCCAGCAAGGCTGGATCAGACAAGAAGGCAAACACTTCCAGACCCTGCACCCGGAAGTCACACCAACCACAGTGCAGACGCTGCCAGCTGCTGACTGGAGCCAGACACTTTCCACCTATCTGGATGCCTGTATCGAGTTGCACGGGGAACTGCTGCGTGGTGATCGCTCACCGCTGAGCCTGCTGTTCGGCAACAGTGACGAGGTCGTGAAAGCCCTGTACAGCAACAACCCGGTTCTCCATTGCCTGAACAGCACACTGGCACTGACCGCCAAGGCCCTGGCCGGAAACCGTCGGGACCTGCGGGTGCTGGAAGTGGGTGCCGGTACCGGCGCCACCACCCATCATTTGCTGCCGATGCTGGAAAGCCATCTGAGCGAATACCGTTTTACCGATGTCTCCAGTCTGTTCCTCAAGCAGGCGCAGGAACGCTTCGCAGCCTGGCCGCAACTGACCAGCTCGATTCTGGACCTGAACAGGCCCGTGGACTTCAGCGAGCATCCGGCACAAGGCTACGACCTGGTCGTGGCCGTCAACGTGATGCACGACGCTTCCCATGTGAAGCGCTCACTCAAGCGCTTGCACAGCCTGTTGCGCAGTGGCGGGCACTTGTTGCTGCTGGAGGCCACCGAGCGCGACAGCGCCCTGCAACTGGCAAGCATCGGGTTCATCGAAGGCCTGAGCAACTTTGAAGACGAGCGCAGCGAGGACGACAAGGCCATGCTGGACCTGCCGCGCTGGCGCAATGCCGTGCAGGAGTCGGGTTTCAGTTGGGTGATGAACTGGCCGCAACAGGCACAGGACAGCATGCGTCAGCACTTCATGCTGGCCCGTGCCGAAGGCAATAGTCATCTGGATCTGGCAGCCATGCAGGCCGATCTCGCACAACAGACACGCTGGCCACTGGCATTGCGGCAGGTAGAACACCTGTTGACCGAAGCTGAAAACCAGCGAGCCGAAGCAGACAGCAGCGAGTCCCGTCCCGCCGCCGTCGTGAGCCCGCAAACGTTGAATGCGGTCGCCCAGCTCTGGCAGGAACTGCTCGGGCAAACCCTGGATGCCGAGAGCGACTTCTTCCAGAGTGGCGGCGACAGCCTGATCGCGACCCGCATGATCGCGCGCCTCAACCGCATGGGTTACCCCGGCAGCAGCCTGCGCAATCTGTTCGACAACCCGCGCCTGGGCGATTTCTGCGCCACCTTGCAGACCACCGAAATCCGCTCCGACGACAATCCGCTGGCCCTGGCCCGTGGGCGCAACACGCTGCCGATGTTTGTGTTCCATGCGTCCGATGGCGAGATAGGGGCTTACCTGTCGCTGGCTCAGGCGCTGGATCTGCAGGTCTTCGGCCTTCAGGCCGCCGATGCGCTGGGCGCTCAGTCATTGCAGGAGCTGGCGGCGAATTACGTACGCGCCATTCGCCGTCAACAGGCCAGCGGGCCGTACGTGCTGCTGGGCTGGTCCTACGGGACCTTCGTGGCCGAGGCCGCAGCTCATCTGTTGCAGCGTGAGGGTCAACAGGTGCGCCTGATCCTGCTGGATCCGGTCTGCCGTGAGGACTTCCACTTCGAGAACCGTTCGGGACTTCTGCGCCTGATGGCCCAGGGCGCGAAGACCGTTGAACTGCCGGATGATCTGGAACAGCTCTCCCCGTCCAGACAACTGGAAGTGTTCATGGGCAACGCCACACAGGCCGGAGTCCTGAAGAACCCACCGGAGCCGGAGCAGGCCCGACAGTGGCTGCAACGCATCGAGCACCTGATGAAGCTGCTCACCCGCCATTCGCGTCCTCAGCACCTCAACCTGCCGTGCCTGTGGCTGACCGCCGAAGGACGCCCGCAGCACTGGCAACCCGCCGAACAGGACTGGCAGGACTGGGCTGCACAGGCCAGTCGCCAATCCATGGCCTGCGATCACTGGCAATTGCTGCTCGAACCGCAACAGGTCGAGCGCACCGCTGCCGCCATCAACGCCTGGCTGGCCGCGACCCACAAGGAGCATCAGCAATGA